From Nonlabens sp. Ci31, the proteins below share one genomic window:
- a CDS encoding PD-(D/E)XK nuclease family protein — protein MNSFLEKVLEDLEKNQIDTTTAIYVVPSRRVGIFLSRYIAQRLDQPIFLPKIYSVEEYIEQLAEVEIVNDLDLLPLFYKAYKSVEKEENLDSFDEFIGWATTILKDFNEMDRYLVDPEQFFNYLGSVKEMDHWALNKNPTLMVSKYLRFWKKLHLYYDAFQKLCIENETAYQGMAYRLAFARCKEYFDTPTTNLDEGKEEQVPLTLGHKRQTIFLGLNALNTAESKIIQKLLEEEKASIYWDIDTYLMGLPYQESGKFIRKFKKEWKYYDSKELKLYANEYNTNKQIDIHGAAGNLSMIQVAAQLMEQIPQEELEETAIILADERLLLPLLDAIPKNVEHFNVTMGLALDQLPLSAFIYDIIKMHTEAIEDGFYYKGMVNILESSFAHILIKNDSRNLVQHIRENNLIYVTPSSFDKVSQSPVLQKILQPLQNVGSLIELIRFVLHELKIKLLKEENRRLEIEQLLGITEVVQNLATIIDNNQEIKDLKTVAYLYKQLVPLKNLDFIGEPVRGLQVMGLLETRALDYKNTIMLSVNEGILPAGKSTASYISNDMKYQFELPTYSEKDSVYAYHFYRLLHRVEKAAFIYNTEGDTLGGGEKSRFLTQLETDENSNHIISHQQYIFKNTAVKEELMVIKKEPSYLERLQQIATSGFSPSALTSYVRNPIDFYASKILRISDMEDVEENIAANTMGSIIHEALDKLYQPYVGKLLIKEDFDHIKKQILPELEKAYQECYTSESTPLGKNKIIYEVSLHYIKKMVQSDLDLVKGGRELVIKSVERKLEAQIKVPQIGQVKIHGMVDRIDQLDGKLRIIDYKSGATEKGNVGIDPEDFNILSDDYKKSKAFQVLMYTYLYSLNEPFTEASAGIISFKNFDEGYIPFAFKEGRSYKEKMIDAEVLQNFEKVLVSLIQELFNIEIHLTEKPV, from the coding sequence ATGAATTCATTTTTAGAAAAAGTCCTTGAAGATCTTGAGAAGAATCAAATAGATACCACTACTGCTATTTATGTCGTGCCGTCTAGACGGGTTGGTATTTTTCTAAGCAGGTACATAGCACAACGTCTGGATCAACCTATATTTTTACCTAAAATTTATAGCGTAGAAGAGTATATTGAACAGCTTGCTGAGGTAGAAATAGTCAATGACTTAGACCTATTACCGCTGTTTTATAAAGCCTACAAAAGTGTTGAGAAGGAAGAGAATCTGGATAGCTTTGACGAGTTTATAGGTTGGGCAACCACCATTCTCAAAGACTTTAATGAAATGGATCGTTACCTTGTGGATCCAGAGCAATTCTTTAATTATTTGGGTAGTGTCAAAGAAATGGATCATTGGGCTTTGAATAAAAATCCCACTTTGATGGTTTCTAAATATTTGAGATTTTGGAAAAAATTACACTTGTATTACGACGCTTTTCAAAAACTATGTATCGAAAACGAAACTGCTTATCAAGGCATGGCGTACCGATTAGCTTTTGCCCGCTGTAAGGAGTACTTCGATACACCAACCACCAACCTTGATGAAGGGAAAGAAGAGCAAGTACCTTTGACCTTAGGGCATAAAAGGCAAACTATATTTTTAGGGCTCAACGCACTGAATACAGCCGAATCTAAGATCATACAGAAACTTCTCGAAGAAGAAAAGGCTTCTATTTATTGGGATATAGATACCTATTTGATGGGTCTACCTTATCAGGAGTCTGGTAAGTTTATACGCAAGTTTAAGAAGGAGTGGAAGTATTATGATTCCAAAGAACTAAAGCTTTATGCTAACGAGTACAATACCAATAAACAAATAGATATTCACGGAGCTGCGGGTAATTTAAGCATGATACAAGTGGCTGCTCAGTTAATGGAGCAAATACCTCAGGAAGAATTGGAAGAAACTGCGATTATCCTTGCAGATGAGCGTTTGTTACTTCCCTTACTAGATGCCATACCTAAGAATGTGGAGCACTTTAATGTGACTATGGGACTTGCACTAGACCAGTTACCGTTATCTGCTTTTATCTATGATATCATTAAGATGCATACAGAGGCTATCGAGGACGGTTTCTACTATAAGGGTATGGTGAATATTTTAGAATCTTCCTTTGCTCATATTTTAATTAAAAATGACTCTCGCAACTTGGTCCAACACATCAGAGAGAATAATTTGATTTATGTTACTCCATCGAGCTTTGATAAGGTCTCACAAAGCCCTGTTCTCCAGAAAATACTTCAACCTTTACAGAATGTAGGCTCGCTTATCGAATTGATTCGGTTCGTGTTGCACGAGCTTAAAATCAAATTGCTAAAAGAAGAGAACCGAAGGCTAGAAATAGAACAATTACTAGGTATTACAGAAGTGGTTCAAAATCTGGCGACCATCATTGACAACAATCAAGAAATAAAAGACCTTAAAACCGTTGCTTACCTATACAAGCAATTGGTACCCCTTAAAAATCTCGATTTTATTGGAGAACCAGTGCGGGGACTTCAAGTTATGGGGCTGTTAGAAACCAGGGCGCTAGATTATAAAAACACCATCATGCTTTCTGTAAATGAAGGGATTTTACCAGCGGGAAAATCAACCGCTTCTTATATTTCAAATGATATGAAGTATCAGTTTGAGTTGCCTACTTATTCAGAGAAAGATAGTGTATACGCCTACCACTTTTACAGATTGCTTCATCGAGTAGAAAAGGCCGCTTTTATTTACAATACAGAAGGAGATACCTTAGGTGGTGGCGAGAAAAGCAGGTTTTTAACTCAGTTAGAAACAGATGAAAACTCTAATCATATCATCTCGCACCAACAGTATATTTTTAAAAATACTGCGGTAAAAGAAGAGTTGATGGTGATTAAAAAAGAACCCTCTTACTTGGAACGATTACAGCAAATTGCAACCAGCGGTTTCAGTCCTTCTGCGCTGACCAGTTATGTGCGCAATCCAATTGATTTTTATGCCAGCAAGATTTTGCGGATTTCAGACATGGAAGATGTGGAAGAGAATATTGCTGCAAACACGATGGGCTCTATTATTCATGAAGCCCTTGATAAATTGTACCAGCCTTATGTCGGTAAACTATTGATCAAAGAAGATTTTGATCACATCAAAAAGCAAATTCTGCCCGAATTAGAAAAGGCTTATCAAGAGTGTTACACGTCAGAATCGACACCCTTAGGCAAGAATAAGATCATTTATGAAGTATCCCTTCATTACATCAAGAAAATGGTACAAAGCGACCTAGATCTTGTTAAAGGTGGCCGAGAACTCGTTATTAAAAGCGTAGAGCGCAAACTAGAGGCTCAGATAAAAGTTCCACAAATAGGTCAAGTGAAAATCCATGGAATGGTGGACCGTATTGATCAGCTGGATGGGAAACTGCGCATTATCGATTATAAGTCAGGAGCGACCGAAAAAGGAAACGTAGGTATTGACCCAGAAGACTTTAATATACTAAGTGATGACTATAAAAAGTCAAAAGCCTTCCAAGTCCTGATGTACACCTATTTATACAGCCTTAACGAACCATTTACAGAAGCCAGCGCAGGGATTATTAGTTTTAAGAACTTTGATGAGGGCTATATTCCTTTTGCTTTTAAAGAAGGAAGATCTTATAAAGAAAAAATGATCGATGCAGAGGTACTTCAAAATTTTGAAAAAGTACTTGTGAGTTTGATTCAAGAATTGTTTAATATAGAAATCCACCTTACAGAAAAACCAGTATGA
- a CDS encoding MATE family efflux transporter produces MAVQINTSQILKLAIPAIIAGIAEPLISITDLAIIGKMEGDTTNALAAIGLVGTFLSAIIWTLAQTKTSISSIVSNTLGANQLEKINDLIPQVVWLNIVLGILIYLITAPIASFIFAAYKAQGDVLSIASSYYQVRSLGFPMTLCAFAIFGIFRGLQNTSWAMIASLSGAVVNILLTLTLVYGIDGVIPSYGIMGAAYGSLAAQLVMLLIAIYFLYKNTMFSLKLTIWQPHEKLRKHIGLTANFFLRTVAINVAIYFSYRFANDYGVAEAAAHAVLMNIWLLFSFLVDGFANAGNAIGGKLLGSKDGESLKYLANKTSLYGVVIAVFLTIICALLYPVLGNRFTDDPEVLEIIANTFWIVLLMQPINAVAFVYDGIFKGWGEASYLRNLLWLLTALVFLPVLFLLDYFGWDLYAVWFAFFAWMIGRAAVLFFKFKSKVAAMES; encoded by the coding sequence ATGGCAGTACAAATCAACACATCACAAATCCTCAAACTCGCGATACCAGCTATAATTGCGGGTATTGCAGAGCCGTTGATCAGTATTACAGACCTTGCTATTATCGGTAAAATGGAAGGTGATACGACCAATGCACTTGCTGCAATAGGCTTAGTTGGCACGTTTTTAAGTGCGATTATTTGGACGCTAGCACAAACTAAAACGTCCATTTCCTCTATAGTTTCCAATACTTTAGGAGCAAATCAGCTGGAAAAAATCAATGATTTGATACCACAAGTGGTGTGGTTAAACATTGTTTTAGGAATTCTTATTTATCTGATTACTGCTCCTATTGCCAGCTTTATATTTGCAGCATATAAAGCGCAAGGAGACGTTCTTTCCATTGCTTCTAGCTACTATCAAGTGCGTTCTTTGGGATTTCCTATGACGCTGTGTGCGTTTGCTATTTTTGGTATTTTCAGAGGTTTGCAAAACACCTCATGGGCGATGATTGCGAGTCTTTCAGGCGCGGTGGTAAATATTCTATTAACGCTCACTTTAGTTTATGGAATTGATGGTGTGATTCCGTCTTATGGAATTATGGGTGCAGCTTATGGCAGTTTAGCAGCACAGTTGGTCATGCTGTTGATTGCTATCTATTTTCTTTATAAAAACACGATGTTTAGTTTAAAGTTGACCATCTGGCAACCTCATGAAAAACTCCGAAAGCACATAGGTTTAACAGCAAATTTCTTTTTGCGTACTGTTGCTATTAACGTGGCGATTTATTTCTCCTACAGATTTGCAAATGACTATGGCGTTGCCGAGGCCGCTGCTCATGCAGTACTTATGAATATATGGTTGTTGTTTTCATTTTTAGTAGATGGTTTTGCTAATGCAGGAAACGCCATAGGTGGCAAGTTGTTGGGCTCAAAGGATGGAGAATCACTCAAGTATCTAGCCAATAAAACCTCGCTTTACGGTGTTGTGATTGCGGTGTTTCTAACCATAATTTGTGCGCTTCTATACCCAGTATTAGGAAATAGATTCACAGATGATCCTGAGGTATTAGAAATTATTGCTAACACCTTTTGGATCGTATTGCTTATGCAACCCATTAATGCGGTGGCCTTTGTTTATGATGGGATTTTTAAAGGCTGGGGAGAGGCTTCTTATTTGCGCAATTTGTTGTGGCTGTTAACGGCGCTGGTGTTTTTACCAGTTTTGTTTTTGCTCGATTACTTTGGATGGGACCTCTATGCTGTTTGGTTTGCCTTTTTTGCTTGGATGATAGGCCGTGCCGCTGTTTTATTCTTTAAGTTTAAAAGTAAGGTCGCTGCGATGGAGTCTTAA
- a CDS encoding 6-pyruvoyl trahydropterin synthase family protein has protein sequence MRKVRITKEFTFETGHALYGYDGKCRNVHGHSYKLAVTVIGTPIDELGHVKHGMVIDFGDLKKIIKEEIVDPFDHATVFNKNTPHVELAKELSDRGHDVILVDYQPTSEMMIIDFADKIQKRLPATIALHHLRLRETETSYAEWHAADH, from the coding sequence ATGAGAAAAGTACGTATTACTAAGGAATTTACATTTGAAACTGGTCACGCTCTTTATGGTTATGACGGGAAATGCCGTAATGTGCATGGGCACAGCTATAAACTTGCCGTAACGGTTATAGGAACTCCTATTGATGAGTTGGGACATGTAAAGCACGGAATGGTGATCGATTTTGGTGATTTGAAAAAGATCATTAAGGAAGAAATAGTTGATCCTTTTGATCATGCAACGGTGTTTAATAAAAACACTCCCCACGTAGAACTTGCCAAAGAACTTTCAGATCGAGGACACGACGTTATTTTAGTAGATTACCAACCTACCAGCGAGATGATGATCATCGATTTTGCCGATAAAATTCAAAAACGATTGCCTGCAACTATCGCACTGCATCATTTGAGACTTAGAGAAACAGAAACCAGCTATGCCGAGTGGCATGCTGCAGATCA
- a CDS encoding alpha/beta hydrolase family protein yields MITRNNIILKGENDRAIVLDYEYEETSTPLPVVVFCHGYKGFKDWGTWSLMGSALAKAGFLFIKFNYSHNGGTVEQPIDFSDLEAFGNNNYSIEVRDTIRVLGWIENSELPVDRHQINLLGHSRAGGITTIVTAKEPRVSKLITLAGVAHHAERFPDAKGIEEWKEKGVIYVKNARTKQEMPLFYQFYKDFLQNEEELTILKQAEKIKQPHLILHGEKDEAVLVSEAHDLHKASPYSQLKLIREANHTLGASHPWNSDRLPEDLRQAVQCMVNFMKGS; encoded by the coding sequence ATGATCACAAGGAATAATATTATTTTAAAAGGAGAAAATGATCGCGCTATAGTACTCGATTATGAGTATGAAGAAACAAGTACGCCTTTACCAGTGGTTGTTTTTTGTCATGGGTACAAAGGATTTAAAGATTGGGGCACCTGGAGCTTGATGGGTTCCGCTTTAGCGAAAGCGGGATTTTTATTCATAAAATTCAACTATTCACACAATGGCGGTACGGTAGAGCAGCCTATTGATTTTTCAGATCTCGAGGCTTTTGGAAACAACAATTACAGTATAGAAGTAAGAGATACGATCCGGGTTTTAGGTTGGATAGAAAACTCAGAGTTGCCCGTAGATCGCCATCAAATTAACCTATTAGGACATTCCAGAGCCGGCGGAATCACCACCATAGTTACAGCAAAAGAGCCTAGAGTTTCAAAACTCATCACACTTGCTGGAGTAGCTCATCATGCCGAGCGTTTCCCAGATGCTAAAGGAATAGAAGAATGGAAAGAAAAAGGGGTTATTTACGTTAAAAATGCCCGTACAAAGCAAGAAATGCCACTTTTCTATCAATTTTATAAAGATTTCCTTCAAAATGAGGAAGAATTAACCATTCTCAAACAAGCTGAAAAAATCAAACAACCCCACTTGATCCTTCATGGAGAAAAAGATGAAGCAGTTTTAGTAAGTGAGGCACATGACCTTCATAAAGCAAGTCCTTATTCTCAATTAAAACTTATCAGAGAAGCTAACCATACCTTAGGCGCCTCGCATCCATGGAATTCCGATCGATTACCAGAAGATTTAAGACAAGCGGTGCAGTGCATGGTTAATTTTATGAAAGGATCTTAA